One part of the Deltaproteobacteria bacterium genome encodes these proteins:
- a CDS encoding cyclic nucleotide-binding domain-containing protein, translating to MSTMKPAAAGTANKVEERSFTQGKVIFNAGDTGGDLFFIDEGEVEIYTVKDGQEVRLSTMRPGEIIGVMTCLTDGPRMASARTLTATRCRVIPHASVMKTVETLPPWLKIVLKEYGARLDQMNSSFASQSLRVRELQDNQLSHLYYAQLMVSAIANMSEFIAITQEAGKVVVIADLLQRLEMVLNLERPLIDRIYGVLLDSGLIRVEIEPERKRQVIKLQAAQKMTHFVQFVRETKHGAAKKYLKAKFNYKETRLLSALVKFAARQNMPLDQACTLPYDLLKENLQKAIGVPFEEALLAKPATLQLVSLKTNPEAVEIRPQSVSRTVACIEAVLKLKELDDPSAKKKSDAA from the coding sequence ATGAGCACCATGAAACCTGCGGCCGCAGGTACCGCCAACAAGGTCGAAGAACGCAGCTTTACCCAGGGTAAGGTCATATTCAATGCTGGTGATACAGGTGGCGATCTCTTCTTTATCGACGAAGGCGAAGTCGAAATTTACACCGTCAAGGACGGTCAGGAGGTGCGTCTCAGCACCATGCGTCCTGGCGAGATTATCGGTGTCATGACCTGCCTGACTGACGGGCCGCGCATGGCATCCGCGCGGACCTTGACGGCGACGCGCTGCCGCGTCATTCCGCATGCCAGCGTGATGAAGACGGTTGAGACCCTACCACCGTGGCTGAAGATCGTGCTGAAGGAATACGGGGCGCGTCTGGATCAAATGAACTCGTCTTTTGCCTCACAGTCTCTGCGCGTCCGTGAACTTCAAGATAACCAACTCAGTCATCTTTACTATGCACAGCTCATGGTTTCTGCCATCGCTAACATGTCCGAATTTATCGCCATCACCCAAGAAGCTGGCAAGGTCGTCGTTATTGCCGACCTCCTACAACGACTGGAGATGGTCCTCAATTTGGAGCGGCCACTCATCGACCGCATCTACGGCGTCCTCTTGGATTCAGGCCTGATCCGTGTCGAAATCGAACCAGAACGTAAAAGACAGGTCATTAAGCTGCAAGCAGCACAAAAGATGACGCACTTTGTCCAGTTTGTACGCGAGACCAAACACGGTGCTGCCAAAAAATATTTGAAGGCCAAGTTTAATTACAAAGAGACGCGGTTGCTCTCGGCCCTAGTTAAATTTGCCGCGCGTCAGAATATGCCCCTCGATCAGGCCTGTACCCTGCCTTACGATCTGCTGAAGGAAAATTTGCAGAAAGCCATTGGCGTCCCTTTTGAGGAGGCGCTGCTAGCCAAACCAGCGACACTGCAGCTGGTGAGCCTGAAGACCAACCCGGAAGCGGTGGAGATCAGGCCGCAGTCGGTGTCGCGGACGGTAGCCTGCATTGAGGCCGTGCTCAAACTTAAGGAGCTGGATGATCCCTCGGCTAAGAAAAAGTCGGATGCCGCCTGA